From Amycolatopsis sp. YIM 10, the proteins below share one genomic window:
- the add gene encoding adenosine deaminase, with the protein MPANTTGADLRAFVQALPKVELHVHLVGSAGIDTVLALARRHPEAGVPTDRAALAEFFRFRDFDHFLRVYWAVQSMVKGRDDVRALVVGLAADLARQNARYAEVTVTPYNHLLDGMSGDELLDGLADGRAAAAAEHGVELAWCFDIPGEKGVKAGRETLLFALRERPDGLVGFGLGGPEVGVGRAQFAPFFTTAREAGLHSVPHAGETSGPATIWSAVHDLGAERIGHGTSAATDPALLAHLAEHRIALEVCPTSNVRTGQVPTLEAHPVRRLLDHGVVVTLNTDDPPMFGATLNGEYLAVARTLGLRAAELAQLAANAVTSSFLRAEVKAALLAEIDSLPVPGDEILLPERENLPSVGSTREGRWSEVGYQQDS; encoded by the coding sequence ATGCCCGCGAACACCACGGGCGCGGATCTGCGCGCCTTCGTCCAGGCCCTGCCCAAGGTCGAGCTGCACGTGCACCTGGTCGGTTCGGCCGGCATCGACACCGTGCTCGCCCTCGCCCGCCGCCACCCCGAAGCCGGGGTGCCCACCGACCGCGCCGCGCTGGCGGAGTTCTTCCGCTTCCGCGACTTCGACCACTTCCTCCGCGTCTACTGGGCCGTCCAGTCGATGGTCAAGGGCCGCGACGACGTCCGCGCGCTGGTGGTCGGGCTGGCCGCCGATCTCGCGCGCCAGAACGCCCGCTACGCCGAGGTGACCGTCACCCCGTACAACCACCTCCTCGACGGCATGTCCGGCGACGAACTGCTCGACGGGCTCGCCGATGGCCGGGCCGCCGCGGCGGCCGAGCACGGGGTGGAACTGGCGTGGTGCTTCGACATTCCCGGTGAGAAGGGCGTGAAGGCCGGCCGGGAAACGCTGCTGTTCGCGTTGCGCGAACGCCCCGACGGACTGGTCGGCTTCGGCCTCGGCGGGCCGGAGGTCGGCGTCGGGCGCGCGCAGTTCGCCCCCTTCTTCACCACCGCGCGCGAAGCCGGGTTGCACAGCGTTCCGCACGCCGGGGAAACCAGTGGCCCGGCCACGATCTGGTCGGCCGTGCACGATCTCGGCGCCGAGCGGATCGGCCACGGCACCAGTGCCGCCACCGATCCGGCCCTGCTGGCCCACCTGGCCGAGCACCGCATCGCGCTGGAGGTCTGCCCGACCTCGAACGTCCGCACCGGCCAGGTGCCCACCCTCGAGGCGCACCCGGTGCGGCGCCTGCTGGACCACGGCGTGGTGGTCACGCTGAACACCGACGACCCACCCATGTTCGGCGCCACGCTGAACGGCGAATACCTGGCGGTGGCACGGACACTGGGGTTGCGCGCGGCCGAACTGGCTCAGCTGGCGGCGAACGCGGTGACGTCTTCGTTCCTGCGTGCCGAGGTCAAGGCGGCACTGCTCGCGGAGATCGACTCGCTCCCCGTACCGGGCGACGAAATTTTGTTGCCGGAGCGCGAGAACTTGCCTAGCGTGGGCAGTACACGAGAAGGGAGGTGGTCCGAAGTTGGATATCAACAGGACTCGTGA